The following are encoded together in the Bradymonas sediminis genome:
- a CDS encoding efflux RND transporter permease subunit, with amino-acid sequence MIDGIIKWSLENRFFVVLAAAALFIWGTWQAVHMPVDVFPNLTAPSVTVVVEAHGKAPEEVESQITYPIETALNGATGVRRVRSTSGIGNAVIWVEFDWGTDVYRARQIVGEKLQLVRSQLPADVDPPVMGPISSVMGEIMFVALTSEKHTPIEVRSEADWVLRRRLLAVAGVSQVMPIGGGVKQYQVHVNPAKLAAYNLGLNEVTDALTETNENVSAGFYRENGREYLIYGLGRIERISDIGNTVLAVRNGQPLTVADLGEVKIAPALKRGDGSFNGKDAVIIGIQKQPDANTLALTERLDEALDGIEASLPEGMELQRNIFRQSNFIEISIDNVMTALRDGAILVVLILLLFLANIRATVITATAIPLSLLVAVVVLDFFGGSINTMTLGGMAIAVGALVDDAIVDVENVVRRLRLDAQKPPELRQPTIQVIFEASKEVRSSIVFATLIIILVFLPLFFLSGVEGRLLQPLGIAYVVSLSASLVVALTVTPAMCYFLLPGTKAIMHNEESWAMRWLKRGYEPVLDKTLPHWKLITAASLTALGIAGWGLLNAGQAFLPEFNEGTLTVSAVTLPGTSLETSGKLGKRIEEIMLAHPEVVSTSRRTGRAELDEHAQGVNAAEIDVDLKMHERSQDEFLAALRQDLAQLPGMNITIGQPISHRIDHMLSGTRANIAVKIFGSDLYELRRLGQEVSEAMENVEGVVDLNVEQQMDIPFLLIDFDRDAIARHGLRVREVAEVIETAFVGHDVSRIIEEQRGFDLLVRYPEDAKANLESIRQTLIKTPTGAQVPLHALADVRRDRRPNRISRESVQRNIVVSCNVAGGDLVGVVEKIRSRVGEQVVMPTGYHVEYGGQFESATQASQTLTLLTGVVIIGIFLLLFVSLGSGRDALLVMANLPHALIGGVVGVYVLDGILSVASLIGFITLFGIATRNGLLMVSHIRHLHYEEGVSDRWQAVKQGAMERLAPILMTALASGLGLVPLALQAGEPGSEIQAPMAIVLLFGLISATALNMIVVPALYLRFGEITAAKS; translated from the coding sequence ATGATTGACGGCATTATCAAATGGTCACTCGAGAACCGCTTTTTTGTGGTTCTGGCCGCTGCGGCGCTCTTCATCTGGGGGACCTGGCAGGCGGTTCATATGCCGGTCGACGTGTTCCCCAACCTGACCGCCCCCAGCGTAACGGTGGTGGTCGAAGCACACGGCAAGGCGCCTGAGGAAGTCGAAAGTCAGATCACCTACCCCATCGAGACCGCGCTCAACGGCGCCACCGGCGTGCGCCGGGTTCGCTCGACCTCGGGCATCGGTAACGCGGTGATCTGGGTGGAATTCGACTGGGGCACCGATGTCTATCGAGCGCGCCAGATCGTCGGGGAGAAGTTGCAGCTCGTGCGCTCCCAACTTCCGGCCGACGTCGACCCACCGGTGATGGGGCCGATCTCTTCGGTCATGGGTGAGATCATGTTTGTCGCCCTGACCTCTGAAAAGCATACCCCGATTGAGGTGCGCAGCGAGGCGGATTGGGTGCTGCGACGACGCCTGCTCGCGGTGGCCGGCGTCTCCCAGGTGATGCCCATCGGCGGCGGCGTGAAGCAATACCAGGTCCACGTCAATCCGGCGAAACTCGCGGCCTATAATCTCGGTCTCAATGAGGTCACCGATGCGCTCACAGAGACCAATGAGAACGTGTCGGCCGGGTTCTATCGCGAAAACGGGCGCGAATATCTTATCTACGGGCTCGGCCGCATCGAAAGAATCTCGGATATCGGCAACACCGTTCTGGCAGTGCGCAACGGACAGCCGCTCACCGTAGCTGACCTTGGTGAGGTTAAAATCGCCCCGGCGCTCAAGCGCGGCGACGGCTCATTTAATGGCAAAGACGCCGTCATCATCGGGATTCAAAAACAGCCCGACGCCAATACCCTGGCGCTGACCGAGCGCCTCGACGAGGCGCTCGACGGCATCGAGGCATCACTCCCCGAAGGCATGGAACTACAACGAAATATCTTTCGCCAGTCCAATTTCATCGAAATCTCCATCGATAATGTGATGACGGCGCTTCGTGACGGCGCGATTCTCGTCGTGCTCATTCTCCTACTGTTTCTGGCTAATATTCGCGCGACCGTGATCACGGCGACCGCCATTCCCCTGTCACTTCTGGTCGCCGTAGTGGTGCTCGATTTCTTCGGCGGCTCGATCAACACGATGACGCTCGGCGGCATGGCGATTGCGGTCGGTGCGCTGGTCGACGACGCGATCGTCGACGTCGAAAATGTCGTGCGACGGCTGAGGCTCGACGCCCAAAAACCGCCCGAGCTGCGCCAGCCCACCATCCAGGTCATCTTCGAGGCCTCCAAGGAGGTTCGCTCGTCGATCGTATTCGCCACGTTGATCATTATCCTGGTGTTTTTGCCGCTCTTTTTCCTCAGCGGCGTCGAGGGACGCCTGCTCCAACCGCTCGGTATCGCCTACGTCGTTTCGCTGTCGGCGTCGCTGGTGGTGGCGCTCACCGTGACCCCGGCGATGTGTTATTTCCTGCTGCCCGGCACCAAAGCGATCATGCATAACGAGGAGAGCTGGGCGATGCGTTGGCTCAAGCGCGGCTATGAGCCGGTGCTCGACAAAACCCTCCCTCATTGGAAGCTGATCACCGCAGCCTCGCTCACCGCGCTCGGCATCGCCGGCTGGGGCCTGCTGAACGCGGGTCAGGCATTCTTGCCCGAGTTCAACGAGGGCACGCTCACGGTCAGCGCGGTCACCCTACCCGGCACTTCCCTCGAAACCTCCGGCAAGCTCGGCAAGCGTATCGAAGAGATAATGCTCGCCCATCCCGAAGTCGTCTCGACCTCCCGAAGAACCGGCCGCGCCGAGCTCGACGAGCACGCCCAGGGCGTCAACGCCGCCGAGATCGACGTCGACCTCAAGATGCACGAGCGCAGTCAGGATGAGTTCCTGGCCGCGTTGCGACAGGACCTGGCGCAGTTGCCCGGGATGAATATTACCATCGGCCAGCCCATCAGCCACCGCATCGACCATATGCTCTCGGGGACGCGGGCCAATATTGCGGTCAAAATCTTTGGCTCGGATCTCTACGAGCTTCGCAGGTTGGGCCAGGAGGTCAGCGAGGCGATGGAGAATGTCGAAGGCGTGGTCGACCTCAACGTCGAGCAGCAGATGGATATCCCCTTCTTGCTCATCGACTTTGACCGAGACGCCATTGCGCGCCACGGGCTCCGGGTGCGCGAGGTCGCCGAGGTGATCGAGACCGCGTTTGTCGGCCACGACGTCTCGCGCATCATCGAGGAGCAGCGCGGCTTCGACCTGCTCGTGCGCTATCCCGAAGACGCGAAGGCCAACCTGGAGTCCATTCGCCAAACACTTATCAAGACGCCCACCGGCGCCCAGGTGCCCCTTCATGCCCTGGCCGATGTGCGTCGAGACCGCCGCCCCAATCGCATCAGCCGCGAAAGTGTGCAGCGCAATATCGTCGTATCCTGCAACGTAGCGGGAGGCGACCTGGTGGGCGTGGTCGAGAAGATCCGCTCGCGTGTCGGCGAGCAGGTTGTGATGCCCACGGGCTATCACGTCGAATACGGCGGGCAATTCGAGAGCGCCACCCAGGCCTCCCAAACGCTGACCCTGCTGACCGGCGTCGTCATTATCGGAATCTTCTTGCTACTATTTGTCTCGCTGGGGTCGGGGCGCGACGCGCTCCTGGTCATGGCGAACCTGCCGCATGCGCTGATCGGCGGGGTGGTCGGCGTCTACGTCCTCGACGGCATCTTATCGGTGGCCTCACTCATCGGTTTTATCACGCTCTTTGGCATCGCCACCCGAAATGGCCTACTGATGGTCTCGCATATTCGCCACCTCCACTACGAGGAAGGCGTCAGCGACCGATGGCAAGCCGTCAAACAGGGCGCCATGGAACGGCTCGCCCCGATCCTCATGACCGCGCTTGCCAGCGGCCTCGGGCTCGTCCCGCTGGCCCTGCAAGCCGGCGAACCCGGCAGTGAGATCCAGGCCCCGATGGCGATTGTCCTATTATTTGGACTCATCTCGGCGACCGCGCTCAATATGATCGTCGTGCCGGCGTTATATCTTCGCTTTGGCGAGATCACCGCTGCAAAATCGTGA
- a CDS encoding efflux RND transporter periplasmic adaptor subunit, protein MRIKPIEVIFRAPNRVLLILLVLSLALVGCDHHDHGDHTHGDGQQDHGDHAHGDSERPTHVITVFGEHTEIFVEFPALVAGLESKFAAHFTTLDGYQPVRNGTLSLVLTSQESPGENWAAGAPARPGIFTPIAIPKYPGKRQLILMLKTEAFSETFNLGEFEVFENIEAARKIEVEVPEGGVSFLKEQQWMVDFDMAKAVTRSMRPSVIVNANLRPAAGGESRVTTPFDGRISAPKDGVAQVGQRVEAGQILAYILPSLDAGEITQLRAELRKAKVELSRAERDFERVQGLVTSGAIAEKRLQDAQSTRDIAQADVDQAQQRIGQFRNLESRGAAANGRVAIRSPIDGMIAERTVVDGGFVSRSDSLFRIVDRSKLWLEAHVPEADLPRIGQPTGLWFEPGGKLPPVEIDVNTGGELLSFGDVIDPTTRTAPLIFALGENDAQKHLRIGSFVRAHIYSAEPREALSIPASAVLDEKGLDVVFVMKNGESFERRIVRLGMRDRDHVEVLDGLQPGEHVVSEGVYYVKLASMSTGSVGHGHAH, encoded by the coding sequence ATGCGAATAAAGCCAATCGAAGTCATATTTCGCGCACCAAATAGGGTGCTCCTCATCTTGCTCGTCCTCTCGCTGGCGCTGGTCGGCTGCGATCATCATGATCACGGCGATCATACTCATGGAGACGGCCAGCAGGACCACGGAGATCACGCTCATGGCGACAGCGAGCGCCCGACCCATGTGATCACCGTCTTTGGTGAGCATACCGAAATCTTCGTCGAGTTTCCGGCGCTCGTCGCTGGGCTGGAGTCAAAATTCGCGGCCCATTTTACCACGCTCGACGGCTACCAGCCGGTGCGAAACGGCACGCTTTCGCTCGTTCTGACGAGCCAGGAGTCGCCCGGCGAGAATTGGGCGGCCGGCGCGCCCGCGCGGCCTGGCATTTTTACGCCCATCGCGATTCCGAAATACCCGGGCAAGCGCCAGCTTATCCTGATGCTCAAAACAGAGGCGTTTAGCGAGACATTCAATCTCGGTGAGTTTGAGGTCTTCGAGAATATCGAGGCGGCGCGCAAAATCGAAGTCGAAGTGCCCGAAGGCGGCGTTTCTTTCCTCAAAGAACAGCAGTGGATGGTCGACTTCGATATGGCGAAAGCTGTGACGCGCTCGATGCGCCCGTCGGTGATAGTGAACGCAAATCTTCGGCCGGCCGCGGGCGGCGAGTCGCGGGTGACGACTCCCTTTGACGGGCGCATCTCGGCCCCAAAGGACGGGGTCGCACAGGTCGGCCAACGGGTCGAGGCCGGCCAGATACTCGCCTATATTCTCCCAAGCCTGGACGCCGGTGAGATCACCCAACTTCGGGCTGAGCTTCGTAAAGCCAAGGTTGAACTGAGTCGCGCCGAGCGCGATTTCGAGCGCGTGCAGGGACTCGTGACAAGCGGCGCGATCGCCGAAAAGCGGCTCCAGGATGCCCAGAGCACCCGCGACATCGCCCAGGCCGACGTCGACCAGGCCCAGCAACGAATCGGGCAATTTCGCAACCTCGAATCGCGCGGCGCCGCGGCCAACGGACGCGTGGCGATCCGAAGCCCTATCGATGGGATGATCGCCGAACGAACGGTCGTGGACGGCGGATTTGTGTCCCGCAGCGATTCGCTCTTTCGCATCGTCGACCGCTCAAAACTATGGCTCGAGGCCCATGTGCCCGAGGCCGATTTACCGCGCATCGGCCAGCCGACCGGCCTGTGGTTTGAGCCGGGTGGGAAACTTCCGCCCGTTGAGATCGACGTCAACACAGGGGGCGAATTGCTCAGTTTTGGCGACGTGATCGACCCGACCACGCGTACCGCGCCGCTGATCTTTGCGCTGGGTGAAAACGATGCACAAAAACACTTGCGGATCGGCAGCTTCGTCAGGGCTCATATCTACAGCGCTGAGCCCAGAGAAGCCCTGAGTATTCCGGCCTCGGCGGTGCTCGACGAGAAGGGCCTCGACGTCGTCTTCGTGATGAAAAATGGCGAGTCATTTGAGCGGCGCATCGTGCGCCTGGGGATGCGCGACCGCGACCACGTCGAGGTCCTCGACGGGCTTCAACCCGGCGAGCATGTGGTCAGCGAGGGCGTCTATTATGTGAAGCTCGCGAGCATGTCGACCGGCTCAGTTGGCCACGGCCACGCGCATTAA
- a CDS encoding TolC family protein, with the protein MNAQISTDSEQVLSEQEAVRRALERPALNDLWAAQIKSDEAAALRAQARSNPIFEYSREQAFEEPETLAEDYLILEQALPISGNRGLRAEAARTRARATQLETHADARKIATRVRHLFYRVLALQQRVEMRSAWIEQMREVEQKLVQRAQAGESAPYDVERLRREIADVRADAASERAELAGARAQLAGLVGIDSAQNTLRVEGELLPAKLPDDEALRRAVAGRPELAAASERGAAAQLSIDAASRWWIPELILRGGYKSVDVGTQRFHGFVAGVALDIPLFDRAAGERMEAEAALVSAKSRRALLKQQIQADASEASSKVRMLSAAADTYRTAGVERAQKNATLAQQSYDAGEVGILELIDAYHGVVGSRLRLQEMAAEARHHQIELEQNFELLNDKISQHEGE; encoded by the coding sequence TTGAACGCGCAAATATCGACCGATTCCGAACAGGTCCTTAGCGAGCAAGAAGCCGTGCGTCGGGCGCTAGAGCGCCCGGCACTCAATGACCTCTGGGCTGCCCAAATAAAGTCGGACGAAGCGGCGGCACTTCGGGCGCAGGCGCGGTCGAATCCAATATTCGAATACAGCCGGGAGCAGGCTTTCGAAGAACCCGAGACTCTGGCCGAAGACTATCTGATTCTTGAGCAAGCGCTGCCTATTTCCGGCAATCGCGGGCTTCGGGCCGAGGCCGCCAGAACACGCGCCCGGGCCACTCAGCTCGAGACGCACGCCGACGCAAGAAAGATCGCGACTCGTGTTCGCCACCTCTTCTATCGCGTCCTCGCGCTTCAGCAGCGTGTCGAAATGCGCTCGGCCTGGATCGAACAGATGAGAGAGGTTGAGCAGAAGTTGGTTCAGCGAGCCCAGGCGGGTGAGAGCGCACCCTATGATGTGGAGCGGCTGCGACGCGAGATTGCGGATGTCCGAGCGGACGCCGCCTCCGAGCGCGCAGAACTCGCCGGCGCGCGGGCTCAACTCGCCGGGTTGGTGGGCATCGATTCAGCGCAAAATACATTGCGCGTCGAGGGCGAGTTATTGCCCGCGAAATTACCCGATGATGAGGCGCTTCGCCGGGCGGTCGCGGGCCGACCCGAGCTCGCCGCTGCGAGTGAGCGAGGCGCCGCGGCGCAGTTGAGTATCGACGCAGCCTCCCGCTGGTGGATCCCCGAGCTGATCCTCAGAGGCGGCTATAAAAGCGTCGACGTTGGTACGCAGCGCTTTCATGGATTCGTCGCCGGCGTCGCCCTCGATATCCCATTATTCGACCGGGCCGCGGGCGAGCGCATGGAGGCCGAGGCGGCGCTGGTTAGCGCAAAGAGTCGCCGCGCGTTGCTGAAGCAACAAATACAAGCCGATGCGTCGGAGGCTTCCTCAAAGGTTCGCATGCTCTCCGCGGCCGCCGACACCTACCGCACAGCAGGCGTCGAGCGCGCCCAGAAAAACGCGACATTAGCGCAGCAGAGCTACGACGCAGGCGAAGTCGGCATCCTCGAACTTATCGACGCATATCACGGGGTCGTCGGCTCACGCCTGCGCCTCCAGGAGATGGCCGCCGAGGCGCGTCATCACCAGATCGAATTAGAGCAAAATTTCGAATTACTAAACGACAAAATATCTCAGCACGAGGGCGAATAA
- a CDS encoding M56 family metallopeptidase: MSWLQVVIILFAAGAVVGAGLVAIGVSSWVERLNLVTPRARFMMLSALALLPAALGSIVVMVSFLPSVLDALGLAADHCSYHSHHTFHLCFIHGTPPPISPLILTGCAAFIVWIFAGWKSEFAGVRRAGAWNKQLKRLGHYDAEIDGWMIASERPIAVAIGLIRPKFCISRRLRELLSARQLEAVIAHEKAHIRRYDALVKLGIRLGAKFHFSPIRTQLLGHIDLACEQACDEAAADAIGDRLTVAEAIVAMKRACDAEPSPALALGFGIHSLEERVRGMLDGNWRRPNWLPILATCGVAACALILFHDALHHAFETLTFLAF, translated from the coding sequence TTGAGCTGGTTACAAGTGGTCATTATTCTCTTCGCGGCGGGCGCCGTCGTGGGAGCAGGACTCGTGGCCATCGGGGTGTCGAGCTGGGTCGAGCGCCTCAACCTCGTCACGCCCCGGGCGCGTTTTATGATGTTGAGCGCGCTTGCGTTATTGCCAGCCGCACTGGGTAGCATCGTCGTGATGGTCTCATTTTTGCCCTCCGTTCTGGATGCCCTTGGACTTGCCGCTGACCATTGCTCTTATCATTCGCACCACACTTTCCATCTTTGCTTTATTCACGGCACTCCGCCGCCCATTTCACCTTTAATATTAACGGGTTGTGCGGCTTTTATTGTCTGGATATTTGCCGGTTGGAAGAGCGAATTTGCGGGTGTTCGGCGAGCGGGCGCCTGGAATAAGCAACTCAAACGGCTCGGGCATTATGACGCCGAAATCGACGGTTGGATGATCGCAAGCGAGCGGCCGATCGCGGTGGCGATCGGGTTGATTCGGCCGAAATTCTGCATCTCGCGGCGGCTTCGCGAACTCCTGTCGGCCCGGCAACTCGAGGCCGTGATTGCCCACGAGAAGGCGCATATCCGTCGCTATGATGCGTTGGTTAAATTGGGAATCCGCCTGGGGGCGAAATTCCATTTCTCCCCGATACGCACGCAACTCCTCGGACATATCGACCTCGCTTGTGAGCAAGCCTGTGACGAAGCCGCGGCCGATGCCATCGGCGATCGACTCACAGTCGCCGAGGCGATTGTGGCCATGAAGCGCGCCTGTGACGCTGAGCCCTCCCCTGCTCTGGCGCTCGGCTTTGGGATCCACTCGCTGGAAGAACGCGTTCGAGGCATGCTCGACGGGAATTGGCGGCGCCCCAATTGGCTGCCCATTCTGGCGACCTGTGGTGTGGCTGCATGCGCGCTGATTCTCTTTCACGATGCGCTCCACCACGCCTTTGAAACCCTGACCTTCCTCGCCTTTTAA
- a CDS encoding BlaI/MecI/CopY family transcriptional regulator, translating to MSHLGELEMTVLEYVWEHGESDVKSAHRAFGEERGITHNTVQSTFKRLWTKKLLSRHKKGHAYIYSQRVDRRELTELLVGELVAETDMHVALEAFVNLADRAGAGTLDALEALIAAKRQASDESQ from the coding sequence GTGTCCCATTTGGGAGAGCTAGAAATGACGGTGCTCGAATATGTCTGGGAGCACGGTGAGAGCGACGTCAAATCGGCCCACCGGGCGTTTGGCGAGGAGCGAGGTATTACTCATAATACGGTTCAATCGACGTTTAAGCGTTTGTGGACGAAGAAGTTATTATCACGCCATAAAAAGGGTCACGCCTATATCTATTCACAGCGCGTCGACCGCCGTGAGTTGACTGAATTATTGGTCGGCGAATTGGTCGCAGAGACCGACATGCACGTGGCGCTTGAGGCCTTCGTCAACCTCGCCGATCGAGCCGGAGCGGGCACGCTGGACGCGCTTGAGGCGTTGATCGCCGCCAAGCGCCAGGCGTCGGATGAGTCGCAATGA
- a CDS encoding MFS transporter has translation MVTYSTLGDLEKIERNARLYPWYIAVFNAFFWMPVFFLYFGENLGLARVLQLEGIYYAAVVVLEVPSGYISDRFGRKTTLLGASLMLVVAYLIFFFASSFSAFAAAQVVLAAGIALNSGTDTSFHYDSLTALGREVEYAQREAVAARSAMLATSLSALIGGGVAAIDLRYAYGLSVIAAVAGLITVLSFTEPQSKTAAQAAPFFSQLHDCFRHLRQPRLAWLFGFVVLITILEHIPYEFYQPYLDLLGAQLDFSPKTALIAGVHMAIATLIGALFAHNSARIAGRLGIAKTLLLAALLQLIIISVMGLFLNEVIVALILLREIAGGMTRAPINAAITPYIPQKQRATFLSIQSLAGRVGFSALLVGLSFSTGNIDTHTWSALSHLLLICAGLGARGLGVLAISLWWVDVE, from the coding sequence ATGGTGACATATAGCACCCTGGGCGATCTCGAAAAAATCGAACGCAACGCGCGGTTATACCCATGGTATATAGCGGTATTCAACGCGTTCTTCTGGATGCCGGTCTTTTTTCTATATTTCGGTGAGAACCTGGGGCTTGCGCGCGTTTTGCAACTCGAGGGCATTTATTATGCGGCGGTGGTCGTTTTAGAGGTGCCTTCAGGGTATATTTCCGACCGATTTGGCCGAAAAACAACGCTTCTGGGCGCCTCGCTGATGCTTGTTGTGGCGTATCTTATCTTCTTTTTCGCCTCGAGTTTCTCAGCCTTTGCCGCCGCTCAGGTCGTACTCGCCGCCGGCATTGCGTTGAATAGCGGCACCGACACTTCCTTTCATTACGACTCACTGACCGCGCTCGGTCGCGAGGTTGAATACGCCCAGCGTGAGGCCGTGGCGGCTCGAAGCGCGATGCTGGCGACCAGCCTGAGCGCGCTTATTGGCGGTGGGGTGGCGGCGATCGACCTCCGCTACGCTTACGGTCTCTCGGTTATTGCAGCCGTTGCGGGGCTCATCACCGTACTGAGCTTCACGGAACCACAAAGCAAAACAGCCGCGCAGGCCGCGCCTTTTTTCTCGCAGCTTCATGACTGTTTTAGGCACCTGAGGCAGCCGCGCCTTGCATGGTTATTCGGGTTTGTGGTGCTCATCACCATCCTCGAACATATCCCTTATGAGTTTTACCAGCCCTATCTCGATCTCTTAGGTGCGCAGCTTGATTTCAGCCCCAAAACGGCGCTGATTGCCGGCGTTCATATGGCCATCGCGACCCTTATCGGTGCATTGTTCGCGCACAACAGTGCGCGCATCGCGGGTCGGCTCGGCATCGCCAAAACCCTGCTGCTGGCCGCATTGCTTCAATTGATCATTATTTCGGTCATGGGGTTGTTCCTAAATGAGGTTATCGTTGCGCTCATCCTCTTGCGCGAGATCGCGGGCGGCATGACCCGCGCGCCAATTAACGCCGCGATCACCCCGTATATCCCGCAGAAGCAGCGTGCCACCTTCCTGTCCATCCAGAGTCTGGCGGGTCGCGTCGGGTTTTCTGCGCTGTTGGTCGGCCTGTCCTTCTCAACCGGCAATATCGACACGCATACCTGGTCGGCGCTTTCTCATCTATTGCTCATCTGCGCCGGACTAGGTGCGCGGGGGCTTGGCGTGCTTGCAATAAGTCTGTGGTGGGTGGATGTGGAGTAA
- a CDS encoding copper resistance protein B: protein MPNPKRRDVTRILVSLCVLLAGGPNAWAQDSPHQHGDSEHAEESPETPEVESQSRLPEAELPAGMTLDEVLARAEEPPPDDYPDAIPDDHLRAFFIVDQLEYRYDLQGEPDAVGTEFSAWFGGDFNRLWLKGEGEASWQGEDFEGESDVDLLYGRLIAPFWTAQAGVQYANVWGGENYRDFWAAALAIQGLAPGMFEVDASIYVTEKLNLLATFEAEYDVRITQRLVLQPRTELRFSARDSDARGIGAGMNSVVVDLRLRYALWREFAPYLGARFEALVFGTGDMAAAAGEDNSRFFVLGGVRFAIY, encoded by the coding sequence ATGCCAAATCCTAAGCGACGCGATGTCACGCGGATCCTCGTCTCATTATGCGTTTTACTCGCCGGCGGCCCGAACGCCTGGGCCCAGGATTCGCCCCACCAGCACGGTGACTCGGAGCACGCCGAGGAGTCGCCCGAGACGCCGGAGGTCGAGTCACAGAGCCGCCTCCCGGAGGCGGAATTACCCGCCGGCATGACCCTCGATGAGGTCTTGGCGCGCGCGGAAGAGCCGCCGCCCGATGACTACCCGGACGCCATTCCGGACGACCACCTTCGCGCGTTCTTTATCGTCGATCAGCTCGAGTATCGCTACGATTTACAGGGCGAACCCGACGCGGTTGGCACCGAGTTTTCGGCCTGGTTTGGCGGCGACTTCAACCGCCTATGGCTCAAGGGTGAGGGCGAAGCGAGTTGGCAAGGCGAGGATTTCGAGGGGGAGTCAGACGTCGACCTGCTCTATGGCCGACTTATCGCGCCCTTCTGGACCGCGCAGGCCGGCGTACAATATGCGAACGTCTGGGGCGGAGAAAATTATAGGGATTTCTGGGCCGCCGCGCTCGCCATCCAGGGACTCGCCCCGGGTATGTTCGAGGTCGACGCCTCCATCTACGTCACCGAAAAACTCAACCTCCTCGCCACCTTTGAGGCGGAATATGACGTCCGCATCACCCAGCGATTGGTGCTGCAGCCGCGCACCGAGTTGCGATTCTCGGCCCGAGACAGCGACGCGCGCGGCATCGGCGCCGGCATGAATAGCGTGGTCGTGGACCTGCGGCTTCGCTACGCCCTCTGGCGCGAATTCGCACCCTACCTGGGCGCACGTTTCGAGGCACTTGTCTTCGGCACCGGAGATATGGCCGCGGCGGCGGGCGAAGATAACAGTCGATTCTTTGTGTTGGGCGGGGTTCGGTTTGCGATTTACTGA